In one Nicotiana tomentosiformis chromosome 6, ASM39032v3, whole genome shotgun sequence genomic region, the following are encoded:
- the LOC138894075 gene encoding uncharacterized protein, translating to MGKISQALNSRPKGALPSDTVVNPKGRNNTGHAMAVTTRSGRGGNSPTSSQKQLVDDEQVVQEEEVPKNVVQSSDEVRIDIDDSVELTQEESKAPLPKPPPPYLQRLSKKNDENQFKKFIQMMKSLSINVPLVEALKKMPAYAKFMKDLVTKKWSMSFETIKVTRQVSAIVHSMAPKLEYPGAFTIPCTIGSAEFAKALCDLGANCKVDYEVPIILERPFLAMGKALCDVKAGELTFQVGDETLVFHLCKSMRKSNSNEVCSFVDLVTDVMVDSTLAVLQTRKKAIGWTLEDIRGINPAFYIHKINLEEGAKTSI from the exons atggggaaaatctctcaagctctaaattctcgtcctaagggggcactaccaagtgatacggtagtaaacccaaagggtagAAACAACACGGGTCATGCCATGgctgttactacaagaagtggaagaggtgggaattcacccacctcaagtcaaaagcaacttgtggatgatgagcaagtggtacaagaagaagaggtcccgaaAAATGTGGTACAATCAAgtgatgaagttcggattgatattgatgatagtgtggaattgactcaagaggag tctaaggcaccattgcctaagcctccacctccataccttCAAAGACTTTCcaagaaaaatgatgagaatcaattcaagaagttcattcaaatgatgaagagtctctcaatcaatgtaccattagttgaagctttgaagAAAATGCCCgcttatgcaaagtttatgaaggatctcgtgacaaAGAAGTGGTCAATGagttttgaaactatcaaagtcactcgtcaagtgagtgcaattgtgcattcaatggctcctaagttagaGTATcctggtgctttcacgattccttgtacaattggaagtgccgagtttgctaaagctctttgtgatcttggggcaa attgtaaagttgattatgaggtgccgattattcttgaaAGACCcttccttgctatggggaaggctctttgtgatgttaaagccggagaactcactttccaggTTGGTGATGAAACACTGGTGTTCCAtttgtgtaagtccatgcggaaatcaaatagcaatgaggtgtgctcttttgtggacttggtgaccgatgttatg gtagattctacattggcggtCCTACAAacgaggaagaaggctattgggtggacattggaggatattcggggaataaacCCCGCATTTTACATtcataagatcaacttggaggaaggaGCCAAAACATCTAtttaa